Within Microcebus murinus isolate Inina chromosome 8, M.murinus_Inina_mat1.0, whole genome shotgun sequence, the genomic segment GGAACAGAGGTAAATTTAGCTAAACTGAAAATAAGTGACTTAACGAGACTAAAGATGTCTAGTGTGGAAATAAACAGGAGGAGTCTGAAGTTTTTCTACAGAAACTAAAATAGACAATAACAAGGAAGTGGTCACgtgtcttccttctcctctcccagcGTTGCTATATAAGGGCCTCCCCCTGCAGAAGGAGGCACCAGACCTCCCTCACCTCCACTGAGTCCTCCCTCCTCACTTGTCCTGAGTCCTCTCTACTGAAACCATGGGTTGCTGTGGTTGTGGTGGCTGCGGTGGTGGCTGCGGTGGCGGCTGCGGTGGCTGCGGTGGCTGCGGTGGTGGCTGCGGTGGTGGCTGCGGTGGCTGCGGTGGCTGCGGCGGCTGCAGGTGCTACCGGGTGGGCTGCTGCTCcgcctgctgcccctgctgccgCGGCTGCTGCGGGGGCTGCTGCAGCACGCCCGTGatctgctgctgccgccgctccTGCAGCTCgtgcggctgcggcggcggctgc encodes:
- the LOC142872308 gene encoding small cysteine and glycine repeat-containing protein 6-like produces the protein MGCCGCGGCGGGCGGGCGGCGGCGGGCGGGCGGCGGCGGCRCYRVGCCSACCPCCRGCCGGCCSTPVICCCRRSCSSCGCGGGCGKGCCQQKCCCQQSCGCKKQCCC